Proteins encoded together in one Quercus lobata isolate SW786 chromosome 3, ValleyOak3.0 Primary Assembly, whole genome shotgun sequence window:
- the LOC115979757 gene encoding disease resistance protein At4g27190-like — protein sequence MDTLGVIATVIVVIATAVATQIGESIRQWLIENVVDPFGQFLIEKLVKPVGQWLGYSFHYSSNIDNMKKQAEKLGELRERVKHSVDAGIGTCGENKADVNRCLENVNVIMGKVRKVLEDVAKAKMKCCYGICLNLKLRHELSKKAKKIAKDIDEVLENGGFDKVSTMDYMSFNSRMSTLNGLMVALGDVNINMIGVWGMPGAGKTTLVKEVAWQAKEEKLFDEVAMAAVMQSPDLRRIQGEIADMLDLKFDVETVPGRAIRLRERLKRNKKVLVIIDDIWNKLDLEAIGIPCNGCKILLTFRDRGILSCEMNTQKNFELDILSPDEAWSLFEKIAGDSLKDTNLRSIATQVVEVCAGLPLALVTVATALKNKSLFEWEDALQQLRRPSPVHFTGMQAAIYSKIELSYKHLGSPMVKSFFLLCGQMDSTIYYRDLLKYCFGLCLFPSICTLEEARNKVSTLIRNLKDSCLLLEDPHTRDYVRMHDLVRDVAILIAKAENMFSMRNDDPVKWPDEDALKMCTSISVLARDIHELPDGLVCPKLKLLLVHGRDQDFKISETFFKGMRELKVLDLTEMRLSSLPSLINLLTNLQTLCLDQCVLKDIAVIGELKNLEILSLIHSEFTQLPQEIGLLTHLRLLDLSYCTKLEVIPPNVLSNLKQLEELYVRDSFTQWELEGVNNERASLAELKHLSLLTTLEVNIPNANMLPKNLLFKKLKRYQIFIGDVWDQFSKSESSRALKFKLNSSFELERGIKMLLSGIEELCLDELKGVKSIISELDSKGFQQLKHLHVQNNSEMKYIILSKGLGIADVVFPVLEIFSLKNMINLEEICHGQIPLTSFGNLSIVKVEHCEKLKFIFSSSIAKSLSQLQTLEIRECSIMGAIVEKEEGRIEDRDMKLFPDFPQLRRFLLHCLPKLMSFLSTQNSDIIDAEEVIPESELNFRLPILHEQVH from the coding sequence ATGGACACTCTTGGTGTGATTGCTACTGTGATTGTTGTTATTGCTACTGCGGTGGCAACACAAATTGGCGAGTCCATTCGACAGTGGCTCATCGAGAACGTGGTTGATCCATTTGGTCAGTTTCTCATTGAAAAACTAGTAAAACCTGTTGGACAATGGCTGGGTTATTCGTTTCACTACAGCAGCAACATTGATAATATGAAGAAACAGGCAGAGAAGCTGGGGGAGCTTAGAGAAAGGGTGAAACATTCAGTTGATGCTGGTATAGGAACCTGCGGTGAAAATAAAGCTGATGTTAACAGGTGCTTAGAAAATGTGAACGTGATTATGGGGAAGGTTAGGAAAGTTCTTGAAGACGTAGCaaaagcaaagatgaagtgttGCTATGGGATATGCTTGAACTTGAAGCTACGACATGAGCTAAGTAAGAAAGCAAAGAAGATAGCGAAAGATATTGATGAAGTCTTGGAAAATGGTGGATTTGATAAGGTTTCTACTATGGATTACATGAGCTTTAACTCAAGAATGTCAACTCTGAATGGACTTATGGTGGCACTGGGAGATGTTAATATCAACATGATTGGGGTGTGGGGGATGCCCGGTGCAGGAAAGACTACACTTGTGAAAGAAGTTGCTTGGCAAGCCAAGGAAGAAAAGTTATTTGATGAGGTCGCTATGGCTGCTGTGATGCAAAGCCCCGACTTGAGAAGAATTCAAGGAGAAATCGCGGACATGCTAGATCTGAAGTTTGATGTGGAGACTGTACCTGGAAGAGCAATTCGTCTACGAGAGAGgctaaaaagaaacaagaaagtaCTTGTTATCATAGATGATATATGGAATAAACTTGATTTGGAGGCGATAGGAATTCCTTGTAATGGATGTAAAATATTGTTGACATTCAGAGATAGAGGTATATTATCTTGTGAGATGAacacgcaaaaaaattttgagcttGATATTTTATCACCAGATGAAGCATGGAGTTTATTTGAGAAGATAGCAGGTGATTCTCTCAAAGATACTAATTTGAGATCCATCGCAACGCAGGTAGTTGAAGTGTGTGCAGGTTTGCCTCTCGCACTTGTAACAGTTGCAACggcattaaaaaataagagttTGTTTGAATGGGAGGATGCTCTACAACAACTAAGGAGACCTTCCCCTGTACACTTCACAGGAATGCAAGCAGCTATATATTCAAAAATAGAGTTGAGTTACAAACATCTTGGAAGTCCAATGGTCAAGTCCTTCTTTTTGCTATGTGGTCAAATGGATTCTACCATTTACTACCGGGACTTGTTAAAATACTGTTTCGGACTGTGTTTATTTCCTAGCATCTGTACATTGGAAGAAGCTAGAAATAAAGTATCTACTCTGATTCGGAACCTCAAAGACTCTTGTTTGTTGCTAGAAGACCCTCATACGAGGGACTATGTCCGTATGCATGATCTTGTTCGTGATGTCGCCATATTAATTGCCAAGGCTGAAAATATGTTCTCGATGAGAAATGATGATCCAGTAAAATGGCCAGATGAAGATGCACTAAAAATGTGCACATCAATCTCAGTTCTTGCTAGGGATATCCATGAACTTCCTGACGGGTTGGTATGTCCGAAGTTAAAATTATTGTTAGTGCATGGCAGAGACcaagattttaaaatttcagaAACTTTTTTCAAAGGAATGAGGGAGCTCAAAGTTTTAGATTTAACTGAAATGAGACTTTCATCACTTCCTTCATTAATTAATCTCCTCACAAACTTACAAACATTGTGTCTGGATCAATGTGTTCTGAAAGATATTGCTGTGATTGGAGAGTTGAAAAATCTAGAAATTCTTAGCCTTATTCATTCCGAATTTACACAGTTGCCACAAGAAATAGGTCTCTTGACTCATTTACGGTTGTTGGATTTGAGCTATTGTACCAAACTTGAAGTGATTCCACCCAACGTCCTATcaaacttgaaacaattagaAGAATTATATGTCCGTGATAGCTTCACTCAATGGGAGCTTGAAGGAGTGAACAATGAAAGAGCTAGTCTGGCAGAGTTAAAGCATTTATCTTTGTTGACCACTTTAGAAGTAAATATTCCAAATGCGAACATGTTgccaaaaaatttgttgtttaagAAGTTGAAAAGATACCaaatatttataggagatgtGTGGGATCAGTTTAGTAAATCTGAAAGCTCAAGAGCACTAAAATTCAAGTTGAATTCAAGCTTTGAATTAGAGAGGGGGATCAAGATGTTGTTGAGTGGAATAGAAGAGTTGTGTTTGGATGAGTTAAAAGGTGTAAAGAGTATCATATCCGAATTAGATAGCAAAGGCTTCCAACAACTGAAGCATCTACATGTCCAAAATAATTCTGAGATGAAGTACATCATCCTTTCAAAGGGATTGGGTATTGCTGATGTTGTCTTTCCTGTCTTGGAgatattttctctcaaaaacatGATCAACTTGGAAGAAATATGTCATGGACAAATTCCCTTGACATCCTTTGGTAACTTAAGCATTGTGAAAGTGGAACATTGTGAGAAACTAAAGTTTATCTTCTCATCATCCATAGCTAAAAGCCTTTCACAACTTCAAACATTAGAGATAAGAGAATGCAGCATCATGGGTGCAATAGTCGAAAAAGAAGAGGGCAGAATAGAAGACAGAGATATGAAGTTGTTCCCTGACTTCCCTCAATTGCGTCGCTTTCTACTACATTGTCTTCCAAAGCTCATGAGCTTCTTAAGTACACAAAATTCAGACATAATTGATGCTGAAGAAGTCATTCCTGAAAGCGAGCTAAATTTTCGCCTGCCAATTCTACATGAACAGGTACATTAA
- the LOC115979758 gene encoding uncharacterized protein LOC115979758 has translation MVQLKYLDIEDCKVMEEVLFIEDLGEEEIIPKVLFPRLEHLVLKDLPVLKRFCVGSNIKFPSLQVMVIEQCTKLESFIFKPVSSGMTVSKELKKVNSEEISHTAMQPLFNEEVAFPSLETLKVMHMENLKIIWHDQFAENSFFKLQSLFVQYCENLVNIFESNMLTRFQSLETLEVSYCGSLQEVFELQRHDVRESHIVTAIPLKTLILKSLPKMKHVWNEDPQGIFSFQNLQVIRVCECESLNSLFPASLARFLMQLEDLRIVDCGVEEIVSREEIAEAAARFVFPKVTILVLRKLPKLKWFCRGVYTSEWPLLKDLEVSECDQIEIFASKILNFQETVERSQLETSIQLHLFLVEEVAFPSLETLRLDQCVLEDKAMIGELRNLKILSLVHSNVEQLPTETGFLTRLRILNLSNCTKLKVIPPNVLSCLIQLEELYVGNSFTQWDVEELNNERASLAELKHLSRLTTLEVHIPDANMLPKDLLFEKLQRYKIFVGDVWDWTDKHENSRALKLKLSTSFHLERGIKMLLNGIENLWLDELKGVKSVIYELDMTGFQQLKHLHVQNNVEIKYIINSTGMVISDVVFPVLEKLSLKNMINLEEICHGQIPLASFRNLSIMKVKHCEKLKFIFPSTIAKGLPQLLKLVIQECSIMGAIIIKEEGEIEDRDMILFPQLRHLELHQLPKLVSFLNTQKSVINDAGEIIPECELDFHMPILQEQVVFPKLESLKLSSIHSEEIPHNQHHASSAFKLANIQTDSRFQNLCYLTVKGSGNLKYLLSSSTARFMVQLKYLYIEDCKEMEEILLTEDSGEEEIIPKVLFPQLKDLFLKDLPVLKRFCMGSNIRFPSLTGMTIEQCPKLESFIFKPVSSEEMNSEEISRTTMQPLFNEKVAFPSLETLKIKHMENLKIIWHDQLVENSFFKLQSLLVEYCENLVNIIESNMLTRFQSLETLQVYNCGSLQEVFEIQGHDYRDTHAVTVIPLKRFYLRHLPKMKQIWNKDPHGIFNFPNLQVVSAWECESLQSLFPASVARCLMQLEDLRIADCGVEEIVSQEEIAEAAARFVFPKVTLLILHKLPKLKWFYRGVHTSEWPLLKKLDVYGCDQIEIFTSKKFRNEEPDEQSLSETSIQQRLFLVEEVAFPNLETLIISYMPNLKIIWHDKFAPGSFTKLQSMKVQFCENLMKIFQVNMLSRFQSLESLVVADCGSVQEIFELQGQEVTETRAIIVTQLKKLFMHRLPKLKCVWNKDPKGTFSFPNLQKISVWECESLKSLFPTSLARCLKQLEDLQIAECGIEEIIEQEEGAKEDARFMFPKLTLLMLRQLPKLKWFYRGVHTSEWPLLKTLEVSGSNEIQIFASKEFRIEEPDEQSQLETSIQQPLFLVEEVAFPSLETLTVMHMENLKIIWHDQLAEDSFFKLQSLSVEYCENLVNIFESNMLTRFQSLERLEVSYCGSLQEVFELQRHDVIESHAVTAIPLKRLMLHSLPKMKRVWNKDPQGIFSFQNLQEISVLECESLQSLFPASVARFLMQLEDLQIDDCGVEEIVSREEIAKAATRFVFPKVTLLVLSKLPELKWFCRGVHTSEWPLLKELEVSECDQIEIFASKILNFQETDEESQLETSIQQPLFLVEEVRG, from the exons ATGGTTCAGCTCAAATATCTTGACATTGAGGACTGTAAGGTAATGGAAGAGGTACTATTCATAGAAGACTtaggagaagaagaaataatTCCAAAGGTGTTGTTCCCTCGACTGGAACACCTGGTTCTAAAAGATCTTCCAGTCCTCAAAAGATTCTGCGTAGGAAGCAATATCAAATTTCCATCACTGCAGGTTATGGTGATAGAACAATGCACTAAATTGGAGTCATTCATATTCAAACCTGTTAGTTCAGGCATGACAGTGAGCAAAGAACTTAAGAAAGTGAATTCAGAGGAGATCTCTCATACTGCCATGCAACCTCTCTTCAATGAAGAg GTTGCATTCCCTAGTTTGGAAACATTGAAAGTCATGCACATGGAGAACTTGAAAATCATATGGCACGATCAATTTGCTGAAAATTCCTTTTTCAAGCTTCAATCTCTATTTGTTCAATACTGTGAAAATCTTGTGAACATCTTTGAATCTAATATGCTGACTAGATTCCAAAGTCTAGAGACTTTAGAAGTATCTTATTGTGGTTCACTACAAGAAGTGTTTGAACTTCAAAGGCACGATGTTAGAGAATCACATATTGTGACAGCCATTCCGTTAAAAACATTGATATTGAAGAGTCTACCTAAAATGAAGCATGTATGGAATGAGGACCCCCAAGGAATTTTCAGCTTTCAAAATCTACAAGTAATAAGAGTTTGTGAATGTGAGAGTTTGAACAGTTTGTTCCCAGCATCTTTGGCTAGATTTCTCATGCAATTAGAGGATCTTCGGATAGTCGATTGTGGAGTGGAGGAAATTGTTTCACGGGAAGAAATTGCAGAAGCAGCAGCAAGATTTGTTTTCCCTAAAGTAACTATCCTAGTACTTCGTAAATTGCCAAAGCTCAAGTGGTTTTGCCGAGGGGTGTATACTTCAGAATGGCCATTGTTGAAAGACTTGGAGGTGTCTGAATGTGATCAAATTGAGATATTtgcttcaaaaattttgaacttcCAAGAAACAGTTGAACGGAGCCAACTAGAGACCTCCATTCAACTACACCTTTTCTTGGTTGAAGAG GTTGCATTCCCTAGTTTGGAAACATTGCGTTTGGATCAGTGTGTGTTGGAAGACAAAGCTATGATTGGAGAGctgagaaatttaaaaattcttagCCTTGTTCACTCCAATGTTGAACAGTTGCCAACAGAAACAGGGTTTTTGACTCGTTTACGGATTTTGAATTTAAGCAATTGTACCAAACTTAAAGTGATTCCACCAAATGTCCTATCATGTTTGATACAATTAGAAGAGCTATATGTCGGCAATAGCTTCACTCAGTGGGACGTTGAAGAACTCAACAATGAAAGAGCTAGCCTTGCAGAGCTAAAGCATTTGTCACGGTTGACTACTTTAGAAGTGCACATTCCAGATGCCAACATGTTGCCAAAAGATCTGTTATTCGAGAAGTTGcaaagatacaaaatattcGTAGGAGATGTGTGGGATTGGACTGATAAACATGAAAACTCAAGAGCACTAAAACTCAAGTTGAGTACAAGCTTTCATTTGGAGAGGGGGATTAAAATGTTGTTGAATGGTATTGAAAATCTGTGGTTGGATGAGTTAAAGGGTGTTAAGAGCGTCATCTATGAATTAGATATGACAGGCTTCCAACAACTGAAGCATCTACATGTCCAAAACAATGTCGAGATCAAGTACATCATCAATTCGACTGGGATGGTTATCTCTGATGTTGTCTTTCCTGTCTTGgagaaactctctctcaaaaacatGATCAACTTGGAAGAAATATGTCACGGCCAGATTCCCTTGGCATCCTTTCGTAACTTAAGCATTATGAAAGTGAAACATTGtgagaaactaaaatttatcttCCCGTCAACCATAGCCAAGGGCCTTCCACAACTTCTAAAATTGGTGATACAAGAATGTAGCATAATGGGTGCAATAATCATAAAAGAAGAGGGCGAAATAGAAGACAGAGATATGATCTTGTTCCCTCAATTGCGTCACTTAGAACTCCATCAGCTTCCAAAACTCGTGAGTTTTTTAAACACACAAAAGTCAGTCATAAATGATGCTGGAGAAATCATTCCCGAATGCGAGCTGGATTTTCACATGCCAATCCTACAGGAACAG GTTGTATTCCCCAAGTTGGAATCATTGAAACTGTCCTCTATACACTCCGAAGAGATACCGCACAACCAACATCATGCAAGCTCCGCTTTCAAATTAGCAAACATACAAACAGACtcaagatttcaaaatttgtgttACTTGACCGTGAAAGGCTCTGGCAATTTAAAATACCTGCTGTCTTCCTCTACAGCGAGATTTATGGTTCAGCTCAAATATCTTTACATTGAGGACTGTAAGGAAATGGAAGAGATACTACTCACAGAAGACTCAGGAGAAGAAGAAATCATTCCAAAGGTGCTGTTCCCTCAACTGAAAGACCTGTTTCTAAAAGATCTTCCCGTCCTCAAAAGATTTTGCATGGGAAGCAATATCAGATTTCCATCCTTGACGGGTATGACGATAGAACAATGCCCTAAATTGGAGTCATTCATATTCAAACCTGTTAGTTCAGAGGAGATGAATTCAGAGGAGATCTCCCGTACTACCATGCAACCTCTCTTCAATGAAAAg GTTGCATTCCCTAGTTTGGAAACATTGAAAATCAAGCACATGGAGAACTTGAAAATCATATGGCACGATCAATTAGTTGAAAATTCCTTTTTCAAGCTTCAATCTCTACTTGTTGAATACTGTGAAAATCTTGTGAACATCATTGAATCTAATATGCTGACAAGATTCCAAAGTCTAGAGACTTTACAAGTATATAATTGTGGTTCACTACAAGAAGTGTTTGAAATTCAAGGGCACGATTATAGAGACACACATGCCGTGACAGTCATTCCtttgaaaagattttatttGCGTCATCTACCGAAGATGAAGCAGATATGGAATAAGGACCCTCATGGAATTTTCAACTTTCCAAACCTACAAGTAGTAAGTGCTTGGGAATGTGAGAGTTTGCAAAGTTTGTTCCCAGCATCTGTGGCTAGATGTCTCATGCAATTGGAGGATCTTCGGATAGCCGATTGTGGAGTGGAGGAAATTGTTTCACAGGAAGAAATCGCAGAAGCAGCAGCAAGATTTGTTTTCCCTAAAGTAACTCTCCTAATACTTCATAAATTGCCAAAGCTCAAGTGGTTTTACCGAGGGGTGCATACTTCAGAATGGCCATTGCTGAAAAAATTGGATGTGTATGGATGTGATCAAATTGAGAtatttacttcaaaaaaatttagaaatgaaGAACCAGATGAACAGAGTCTATCAGAGACATCCATTCAACAACGACTTTTCTTGGTTGAAGAG GTTGCATTCCCCAATTTGGAGACATTGATAATCTCCTATATGCCTAACCTGAAAATTATATGGCATGACAAATTTGCCCCTGGCTCTTTTACAAAGCTTCAGTCCATGAAGGTTCAATTCTGTGAAAATCTTATGAAAATCTTCCAAGTTAATATGCTGTCAAGATTCCAGAGCTTGGAGTCCCTTGTAGTAGCAGATTGTGGTTCGGTACAAGAAATATTTGAACTACAAGGGCAAGAAGTTACAGAAACACGAGCAATAATAGTGActcaattgaaaaaattatttatgcaTCGTCTACCGAAGTTGAAGTGTGTATGGAATAAGGACCCCAAAGGGACGTTCTCCTTTCCAAATCTACAAAAAATAAGTGTTTGGGAATGTGAGAGTTTGAAAAGTTTGTTTCCAACCTCATTGGCTAGATGTCTCAAGCAACTGGAAGATCTTCAAATAGCTGAATGTGGGATTGAGGAAATTATCGAACAAGAAGAAGGTGCAAAAGAAGATGCCAGGTTCATGTTCCCTAAATTGACTCTCTTGATGCTTCGACAATTGCCAAAACTCAAGTGGTTTTACCGAGGGGTGCATACTTCAGAATGGCCGTTATTGAAAACCTTGGAGGTGTCTGGATcaaatgaaattcaaatatttgcTTCAAAAGAATTTAGAATCGAAGAACCAGATGAACAAAGTCAACTAGAGACATCCATTCAACAACCACTTTTCTTGGTTGAAGAG GTTGCATTCCCTAGTTTGGAAACATTAACAGTCATGCACATGGAGAACTTGAAAATCATATGGCACGATCAATTAGCTGAAGATTCCTTTTTCAAGCTTCAATCTCTATCTGTTGAATATTGTGAAAATCTTGTGAACATCTTTGAATCTAATATGCTAACAAGATTCCAAAGTCTAGAGAGACTTGAAGTATCTTATTGTGGTTCACTGCAAGAAGTTTTTGAACTTCAGAGGCACGATGTTATAGAATCTCATGCTGTGACAGCCATTCCGTTAAAAAGATTGATGTTGCATAGTTTACCGAAAATGAAGCGAGTATGGAATAAGGACCCCCAAGGAATTTTTAGCTTTCAAAATCTACAAGAAATAAGTGTTTTGGAATGTGAGAGTCTGCAAAGTTTGTTCCCAGCATCTGTGGCTAGATTTCTCATGCAATTGGAGGATCTTCAGATAGACGATTGTGGAGTGGAGGAAATTGTTTCACGTGAAGAAATTGCAAAAGCAGCAACAAGATTTGTTTTCCCAAAAGTAACTCTCCTAGTACTTAGTAAATTGCCAGAGCTCAAGTGGTTTTGCCGAGGGGTGCATACTTCAGAATGGCCATTGCTGAAAGAATTGGAGGTGTCTGAATGTGATCAAATTGAGATATTtgcttcaaaaattttgaactttcaagAAACAGATGAAGAAAGCCAACTAGAGACCTCCATTCAACAACCTCTTTTCTTGGTTGAAGAGGTAAGAggctaa